In the Diadema setosum chromosome 11, eeDiaSeto1, whole genome shotgun sequence genome, gtatgtccagTGGTCAGAAAGTAATCTATGTAGAGTGATAAACTACATACTCCCTCCTTTGGAGCAGCAATCTTTCTTATCATATACTTGCACCTTTATACCTTGTGATGCCTGCAAGCAAAAAGCTGATATTTCTCTGTAAGCTCATTATCATATTGTGGGAAAAACAGAGAACCTTCAGCTTGCAAAGCACAAAAATTATAtgaaacacatttcaaaatCCATATGTTTCCAAGATATCTTTGCAAAGTCTCTTCAAATGTGCACTTCTCAATATGAGTAGAGCATAATATATCACActtagtacactgtatgtaaatcCCTCCAATGTACTGATAAAGTTTAGAACAGTGCTAATTGACTCTCATATACTATGAAACAatcacatggaatatttcatttacTGAAACAACGCAAAGCTGCAGTATGCCCCATGTAATCgtgagtgtgaaaaaaaaaatacatcacatGAAACAATctaaaatgaaaatgcaatcTTAACATACCATTGAAATCACATTCCTTATTCATTCTTACTAAGAAACCTTCACTTGCATTAAATACATTGCCATCCCATACAAGGCATCAAAGCATGTACATCTCTGCATACTCAAATACATTGCTTGTGCCAAGTGCTCATACGTTTGTATCTCATTATTTATTTACCTAGGCTGTGGATAACTCCCTATTGAGACAAGACAAAATTCACCCccaaacatatttttctttcaaatctcTTGGcaagcaaatacatgtaccattaaAGCCAGATGTCTAACAAAACACGCAAATGCATAACAATCTACAAAAAGAACATCAAAATGACTGAACCAAGTGAACTGTAACACAGTTAACGTTTCACAATGTGTAATTTGAGTGTCTAACGATCTGAAAGGCAGCCTTTTGGTTTGGACCTACATGTACTTACAGGTATTttctgtactgtaaaagtggaaattttcacggtatggaaatttttgcgcatttcgtgcAACTAGAAACTAgtggaaaataaaagcatgtaaacatttttgcatgccatatgttccagtggAAAATGTCccgattccgcggaattaaaaacatgcaaaattcattttaCCCAGCCGAGCACAAGAAATTCCTTGCGTGAAAATATCCAATTTTACAGTAATTGATTCAAAGGAGAGACACATTCAGCCAGCCTGGTATTCATTTCATGGTTGTTACCATGTTATCTTTAGCCATATCTTTGTAATCATTCTTCTAACATCCACCCTGTATTGCAATTGAGCTATCTGCATGAATAATGTCAAAACATCATATACATACCTTTGTAACCTTTCACTGGTATTTGTCATCAACAATATACCAATATATATGACAACAGATTTTCACTCGCGTTGCTGACCCCATCAACTGGTCTTATTATACTGTACTCTACATTGGCATAGTGATATATTTTCCACCACCAATCTCAGCTGGCTGAGATGGTGTGACAAAACATGTGTGATGTCCTGAAGATTGGATTGCAAATCAATTGTGACAAGATGTATTGCACCATGTAGCAATTCCATCAGAGTTTCATGATGGCTCTTGTAACACTCTATACGTGCCGGCTGCAAATGTCATTCCAATGTCTCCAAAGTTTCGTAATCTTGAATGACTCCAAGCATCTTTCCACTCTTCCTGCAGCCTGACAGCAATAAATAACATCAACTCAGAATCCTTAAACTCATAGATGCCTCACagtactttatttttttttttccaaacatcaCATTAGGTGTCTCTATTAAAAGGATTATTCCAGCATCAGCGTTTGCGTTTTTTCCGTGGCACGCTGTCAACACTGCTGTTACTGTCAGAGTCGGAGTCGCTGGTTCCTGACGATCCCGACTCTGAATCGCTGTCTGAGCTTCCCTCTGACTCGCTGTCACTCGACTCTTCAGAGCTAGTGATTGTCGATGAGGAATCAGAGTCGATGGTCCCTGAGGATGATTCACTGTCGTCGTCTGAATTGCTTTCACCATTTGATGGCTTTCCGGCTCTGTGAATATGGAGAAATCAGAAAGACATTGCTTCACTCACCCATGAAAATTCAGAAGTATGGTTTATGACAGGCTATTAGCTCCTCTCAATCAGTACTTGTCCAGAACTTACCAGAAAAATACATTCCAACACACGATATTTCAACTgtacatacgtgtatatatctttttaaagtttcatacAGTATCCAATTTTGATGCTAAACGGAATATTTagataagaaaatttgtgcaacATGCAAACATGTTTCCTACATAAATCGCTAAATGGCCAGCTAGCAAATGAAGGTCCTTTGCTTGATGCTTGAgacaacacaatttgcatttaGACCAAGGTACATTACAATTTACAGTGGAAAGTAAGTATAACAAGACCCCTGGGACCAAGACAATTTGTTCTCtatatcagatttttttttttgaatattagtcaatgaacaataaaaaaaagaaagaaaatatattcacTGGGACCCGAGAAATTAGGTTGTTATACACGTATCAGGTATTTTGTCATATCAGATCTACTTGTATCAAGTTTACACTGTACCAAGAATTTAACAAGATAAGCTaataacccactgaggacgagtcccgagtatactcgggcaagtgtctgaAGGAAATGCAtggtgtagcaaaatcagcccatccttaACGGGTTAAAGAGCAATTCAATTCCCAACCACTACCATTTCTCCAAGGTGTATTCACTGTATTCCACCACAAACTTACTGTGCTCCTTCCTTCTCTTCCCGCTGCCTCTGCTTCAGCTTCTTGTTGAGTGTTGATATTCTGGATGGCCGATGGACGTACTTCCTCTTGCCCGTGCACTCGTAAGTCCAGTGCCCCATCTCAAGGCACTTCTGGCATCGCACATTCTCCTTGTTTTGACTGCAATTCAAGGGCAAGATGGTGGGCAACACAAATTATGAATAGCATATTTGACAGGCAATTTGAGTAGCAAATTTAGTCTGCACAGTCTGACTGTgcaatcatgacaattaataaaaaaagaacagctGTGTAAGTTTACATCTCAACTGCAATTAAGGGAAGATATGATACCTTAATCAAAATCgaagaaataaaatacacactttcagtGTTCACATCATGTCTTTACCTTCTGAAAGCTTTACCATACAGTAGATCAAACAGGCCCTGTTCCCTCATTGGGTCAATTTTCCTTCAATCACACTTGAAGAGATGTTGTTGATTTCCTTCTTTCCGTCCTAAAGTGGAGTGGTGGGAATATTTGTATTGTGCATGCaccacaaactcaggaaaacaTATTGACGCACCATTGAGCACATATGTAA is a window encoding:
- the LOC140234674 gene encoding uncharacterized protein; this translates as MATRIALLNAKRNQNKENVRCQKCLEMGHWTYECTGKRKYVHRPSRISTLNKKLKQRQREEKEGAQAGKPSNGESNSDDDSESSSGTIDSDSSSTITSSEESSDSESEGSSDSDSESGSSGTSDSDSDSNSSVDSVPRKKRKR